GCCCTCGGCCTGCTCCTTGAGCGCTGTGTCCAGATAGGCGCGCAGTTGCTCGGGCCGCTCGCATCGATTGAGCGTCCAGCGCCACAGTTCGGGCTCGAGCCCGATCGCGAGCAGGCCGTCCCAGTGCCGCTCGAGCGACAGCGGCTCCATGCGCACGCGGCGGCCGTCGAGCGTGACCGGCGCCAGCGAACCGGGACCGCGATAGACCTCGATCGCGGGATAGACGTGCGCCTGCGTCGCGCTCATCGCCGGCCTTTTGTGGCAGCGCGCGCGCGTGTGCGTGCGCTCTTCCCGCCGCTTGCGCTACCTCGCGCGGCCTTCGCGCTTCGCGCTGCGCGCGGCTTCGCGTCGCCCGGCGCTTCCCGCTCGCGCACCGCGAACTCGAACAGGTCGGGCCGGTTGTAGTGCCCGGCCGCGTCGAAGATCCAGCGCGAGCCCGAGGTGCGGCCGGGATCGATCTCGGCGGTCAGGATGTCTTCGCGCTCGGCGAGAGGCCCGGCGATCACCAGCCCTTCCGGGTCCACGATCACGCTGTTGCCGGGATTGATCCACTGCCGGTCGGGCGGAAAGGTGTCCTTGAACTTGAGCCGGTCGGGGATCGCGTCGCGATGCACCGCCTGGCACACGCCGATCACGTACATGCGCCCCTCGCGTGCCACGTGGCGCATGCTCGCAATCCACTGCTCGCTCGCGTCCCAGGTGGGCGCGACGTGGATCTGGGCGCCCTGGTCGTAGAGTGCCATGCGGGCGAGCGGCATGTAGTTCTCCCAGCACAGGAGTCCGCCGAGCCGCCCGAACGGAGTGTCGTGCACGCGCGGCGCCACCGCTTCTCCCGCCGCCCACACCATCCGCTCGCCGCCGGTCGGCATCAGCTTGCGGCGATGTTCGACCAGCCCGCCCTGATCGTCGAACACCAGCAGCGTGTTGTAGAGCGTGGTGCGCGAGTGCCGCGTGTCGCGCTCGTCCACGCCG
This genomic stretch from Candidatus Sulfotelmatobacter sp. harbors:
- a CDS encoding carbon-nitrogen hydrolase family protein; the protein is MSAGPKPFLAAAVQAASVFLDQEASLEKACDLIAQAGVAGAKLIVLPEAFIPAYPAWVWTLPLNRRAEVIALHRELVENAVDVPGPVTEALGRAAKAAGAWVAIGVDERDTRHSRTTLYNTLLVFDDQGGLVEHRRKLMPTGGERMVWAAGEAVAPRVHDTPFGRLGGLLCWENYMPLARMALYDQGAQIHVAPTWDASEQWIASMRHVAREGRMYVIGVCQAVHRDAIPDRLKFKDTFPPDRQWINPGNSVIVDPEGLVIAGPLAEREDILTAEIDPGRTSGSRWIFDAAGHYNRPDLFEFAVREREAPGDAKPRAARSAKAARGSASGGKSARTRARAATKGRR